From Pseudodesulfovibrio nedwellii:
AGGCCGGGGGCTTCTTACAATGAGAGAGGGGTGTCTAGAAATTATATCTCAATCCAAGCCCAAGCCGATGAGCCCGGTATTCACCTTTTAAGTCTTGGTAATCAAGTTTTTGTAGTCCCATGACGAACTTGTAATCCAGCCCCAAAGATACGTTGTCAGTGAGATTGTAGCCTACACCAAGGATAGGCTGGACAAGTGGGATGCTGCATGACTTGCTGACCTTATCGCCACCACCTTCAATCGTTCCCTTGGACCATCCATAGCCTGCACCGAGTCCGAGGTATGAGAACCAAGGAGTTTTGTTTTCGAACTCCCATAGGGCATTGACCATGAGTGCTTTCATATTGATAGAACCGTCTACGTCTATGCTGCCGCCATTGCCTTTTACCTTATCTAGATCGCTTTTGAAATAGTTAAGCTCACCTTCAAGACGGAATCCGCTTGCCCATTTGTAACCAGCGGTGCCAGCGACTCCGTATCCGAAGTCTTTGAATTGCATCTTTGCATCAGCTGATTTTAAAATTGCATCGGTTAGACCATCATTTGAACTCAGGTCGGTATCCATCAAGTATTGACCGGCAATAATGAGTCCGACGTATGGCCGATCCTGCTTGTGTCCACCGGCCAGAGCAAGGGATGAGAAGAGGAATAGGAAAAGGCAAACGAGCAAAAGGCGTTTCATGATACCCCCGACGATTTTATCCCCTTCCCTCAAAGAGGCATACCTTTATAATCAAACAAATGATTAAGTGACAACTTATTTTCGGTATTTGGGGAATAATTGTTTAGGGCAGGGTATGAAAATTGATTGTCTGGAGGAATGGCAAAGAGGGGATTTGTTTGGAGGAACAAAGGACGTTTCGCAGTATCCAAAAGATACTGTAGGGGTGCCGCGTAGGGGTGCCGTAAAAGAAAAGGGACTTACGGTATTTCCGTAAGTCCCTGATTTGTCTGGTCGGGATGAGAGGATTCGAACCTCCGGTCTCTGCGTCCCGAACGCAGCGCTCTACCAGACTGAGCCACATCCCGCTGTCGAGAGAGGGATTTAGCCCGTCGCTGATAAAAAGGCAAGATAAAATTTACATGTTTTTTCAAGGTTGTGGACAAAGACTATAAAGCTGCCTAAGATTGGAGATTGAATGACAAAATAATTCCCGTGCGTCGGGAGTTGGCGGGTGACAGGAATTACTGTCGAATGGATGTCGGCAGGGTAGACGCTAAGGAGTGGTATACGTGATCAAAGTTCTCGTCGTGGATGATTCTGCCTTCATGAGAAAGGCCATCAGCACGATGCTCGACAAGGACCCGGGTATCACCGTGGTCGGTGTGGCGCGTAATGGACAGGAAGGCCTGGACATGGTGCGCGAGCTGAATCCCGATGTGGTCACCATGGACATCGAAATGCCGAAGATGGACGGTCTGACCGCTCTTCGTCACATCATGATGGAATCGCCCCGCCCCGTGCTTATGGTCAGTTCGCTGACGACCGAGGGAGCCGAGGCTACCCTGAAGGCCATGGAGCTCGGTGCGGTTGATTTTATTCCCAAACAACTTTCCAAAGTTTCTCTGGATATCATTAAGATTGAAAAAGATCTTATTGAGCGGGTTAAGACTGTGGCCATGCGCAAAATGCGTCACGTGGCTCGTCCGTCCGCCCGGAAAAAGCCGGCGACCAAGGTCAGGCCTCGTGCTCACGGGCGTCCTGTCCGTGATGTCGTGGCTATTGGTGTTTCCACTGGTGGGCCGCCAGTCGTGCAGAAAATTTTATCTTCGCTTCCGGCTGATTTCCCGGCGGGTATCGTTATTGCTCAGCATATGCCTGCGGCTTTTACCGGTC
This genomic window contains:
- a CDS encoding outer membrane protein; its protein translation is MKRLLLVCLFLFLFSSLALAGGHKQDRPYVGLIIAGQYLMDTDLSSNDGLTDAILKSADAKMQFKDFGYGVAGTAGYKWASGFRLEGELNYFKSDLDKVKGNGGSIDVDGSINMKALMVNALWEFENKTPWFSYLGLGAGYGWSKGTIEGGGDKVSKSCSIPLVQPILGVGYNLTDNVSLGLDYKFVMGLQKLDYQDLKGEYRAHRLGLGLRYNF
- a CDS encoding protein-glutamate methylesterase/protein-glutamine glutaminase; this encodes MIKVLVVDDSAFMRKAISTMLDKDPGITVVGVARNGQEGLDMVRELNPDVVTMDIEMPKMDGLTALRHIMMESPRPVLMVSSLTTEGAEATLKAMELGAVDFIPKQLSKVSLDIIKIEKDLIERVKTVAMRKMRHVARPSARKKPATKVRPRAHGRPVRDVVAIGVSTGGPPVVQKILSSLPADFPAGIVIAQHMPAAFTGPFAERLNGVSEITVKEAETGDVFRPGYAYVAPGGRHIVLDQKVSRIDVVVTDQPSDALYKPSANVLISSVAQAVGKRGLGVILTGMGNDGREGIRDLKGRGGRALAQSDSTCVVYGMPKSIVDENLADEVVDLDDMAESIMANLYK